In a genomic window of Streptomyces roseoviridis:
- the rpmB gene encoding 50S ribosomal protein L28 translates to MSAHCQLTGAKPGFGNNISHSHRRTSRRFDPNIQRKRYWLPSEGRHVRLTLSARAIKTVDTIGIEAAVARIRARGGKV, encoded by the coding sequence ATGTCGGCCCACTGCCAACTGACCGGCGCCAAGCCGGGCTTCGGCAACAACATCTCCCACTCGCACCGGCGCACCTCGCGCCGCTTCGACCCGAACATCCAGCGCAAGCGCTACTGGCTGCCGAGCGAGGGGCGGCACGTCCGCCTCACGCTGAGCGCCCGGGCGATCAAGACGGTGGACACGATCGGCATCGAGGCCGCCGTGGCCCGGATCCGCGCACGGGGAGGAAAGGTCTGA
- a CDS encoding GTP-binding protein, which produces MHPEPKRRTPSAHPPPKGLLSVLVGNTPGVRGELAGLLSRRHPEAVTVSVSIQAGTAGPYPVVQRLTATGSPSAGKAAHVSSGATGDPSVILRQDLIALRRARKDVHVLLTLPPETDLLPFLLDLWRERIGADSLDDHYDCAPVLAAIDPATLLRDVTDVRRTTRLWGEAGWSEPLTAAEAAVRQIEAVDTLLMATRDGSSAREGAVTLVRHLNTRAHVATLRQPPPSGEALTGRRPPALAREAWAGSLEPVTFLPSVPDTHPAVSSLVWRARRPLHPGRLAEALGDVMFGVLRSRGHLWFANRPDAVIQWRSAGPHLDVREADRWLEESDTHAWEAASAQRRTLAGWLWDDYYGERRSEIRFTGPGIDADRITSALDSALVTDAELSLGRAVWSGWSDPLFSRTEPD; this is translated from the coding sequence ATGCATCCTGAACCGAAGCGCCGCACGCCGAGCGCCCATCCACCCCCGAAGGGCTTGCTGAGCGTCCTCGTCGGCAACACCCCCGGAGTCCGCGGCGAGCTCGCCGGACTCCTGTCCCGTCGGCACCCGGAGGCAGTCACCGTCTCCGTGTCCATCCAGGCCGGCACGGCCGGCCCGTACCCGGTGGTCCAGCGCCTGACAGCCACCGGATCGCCCTCCGCCGGCAAGGCGGCGCACGTCTCGTCGGGGGCGACGGGCGACCCGAGCGTGATCCTGCGACAGGACCTGATCGCACTGCGGCGGGCAAGGAAGGACGTGCACGTCCTCCTGACACTGCCGCCGGAGACCGACCTCCTGCCCTTCCTCCTGGATCTGTGGCGCGAGAGGATCGGGGCCGACAGCCTGGACGACCATTACGACTGCGCTCCCGTGCTCGCCGCCATCGACCCCGCCACCCTCCTGAGGGACGTCACCGACGTACGCCGGACGACGCGCCTGTGGGGGGAGGCCGGATGGAGCGAGCCGCTCACCGCGGCCGAGGCCGCGGTCCGGCAGATCGAGGCCGTCGACACGCTCCTCATGGCCACCCGGGACGGCTCCTCCGCACGGGAGGGCGCGGTGACCCTCGTACGGCACCTCAACACCCGCGCCCATGTGGCGACGCTCCGGCAACCGCCCCCGAGCGGCGAGGCATTGACGGGGAGACGGCCACCCGCACTCGCCCGCGAAGCGTGGGCGGGATCGCTGGAGCCGGTCACGTTCCTCCCCTCAGTCCCGGACACCCACCCCGCCGTCTCCAGTCTCGTCTGGCGCGCCCGCCGGCCACTGCACCCGGGCCGGCTCGCCGAAGCCCTGGGGGACGTCATGTTCGGCGTGCTGCGGAGCCGGGGCCACCTCTGGTTCGCCAACCGGCCGGACGCCGTCATCCAGTGGCGGTCGGCAGGCCCCCACCTCGATGTCCGCGAGGCCGACCGATGGCTGGAGGAGTCCGACACCCACGCGTGGGAAGCCGCCTCCGCGCAACGCCGCACGCTCGCCGGCTGGTTGTGGGACGACTACTACGGCGAGCGGCGCAGTGAGATCCGGTTCACCGGCCCGGGCATCGACGCCGACCGCATCACG
- a CDS encoding type B 50S ribosomal protein L31, whose amino-acid sequence MKSGIHPAYAPVVFRDSASGTAFLTRSTMTSDKTIEWEDGNTYPVVDVEISSASHPFYTGTARVLDTAGRVEKFQRRYGAR is encoded by the coding sequence ATGAAGTCCGGAATCCACCCCGCCTACGCCCCCGTCGTCTTCCGCGACTCCGCCTCCGGCACCGCGTTCCTCACCCGCTCCACGATGACCAGCGACAAGACGATCGAGTGGGAGGACGGCAACACCTACCCGGTCGTCGACGTGGAGATCTCCTCCGCGAGCCACCCCTTCTACACGGGCACCGCCCGGGTCCTCGACACCGCCGGCCGCGTCGAGAAGTTCCAGCGCCGCTACGGGGCCCGCTGA
- the rpsN gene encoding 30S ribosomal protein S14: protein MAKKSKIAQNEKRKEIVERYAARRAELKEIIRHPRSTAAEREAAQAELRRQPRNASATRVRNRDSVDGRPRGYLRKFGLSRVRARRQAHAGFLPGVTKSSW, encoded by the coding sequence ATGGCGAAGAAGAGCAAGATCGCGCAGAACGAGAAGCGCAAGGAGATCGTCGAGCGGTACGCCGCCCGGCGGGCGGAACTGAAGGAGATCATCCGCCACCCGCGCTCCACGGCGGCCGAACGCGAGGCCGCCCAGGCGGAGCTGCGCCGACAGCCCCGCAACGCCAGCGCCACCCGCGTACGCAACCGCGACAGCGTGGACGGCCGGCCCCGCGGCTACCTGCGCAAGTTCGGCCTCTCCCGGGTACGGGCGCGCCGGCAGGCGCACGCCGGCTTCCTGCCGGGAGTGACCAAGTCGTCCTGGTAG
- the rpmG gene encoding 50S ribosomal protein L33, producing the protein MARNEIRPVIKLRSTAGTGFTYVTRKNRRNDPDRMVLRKYDPVVGRHVDFREER; encoded by the coding sequence ATGGCACGCAACGAGATCCGCCCGGTCATCAAGCTCCGCTCCACGGCGGGCACCGGGTTCACCTACGTCACCCGCAAGAACCGGCGCAATGACCCGGACCGCATGGTGCTCCGCAAGTACGACCCTGTCGTCGGCCGCCACGTCGACTTCCGCGAAGAGCGCTGA